From the Lampris incognitus isolate fLamInc1 chromosome 10, fLamInc1.hap2, whole genome shotgun sequence genome, one window contains:
- the tbc1d17 gene encoding TBC1 domain family member 17 translates to MDPKADNYKLIFEKEGVYLHTNAKKSSQDTSIPGFIRIVERAGEPALEWIPLEDEGRSAPAVLFTRKDGEGGEEDTKFDPGYEPDWAVISTVKRDREHVPVKETSQWSFSLPLSELYSLRRARFSLGRNFLVLTSRGGHPLPPLHFHRGGTRELLTALQRYIILASSPVDGRLFLAYPHDSGALSQSFDELHLLDDGGSDLVSRFIQDPYATTFGGFSKVTNFFRGALRPPESPFHPRTAADPNMPHSNDEEPGFELITCGAELGPRPDVTRGQPLDKWEEFLDPEGCIQNPEQIKELVFRGGITPSLRKEVWKFLLGFYPWNSTAKERDGILRVKTDEYFRMKVQWKSVTEEQEMRNSLLRGYRNLIERDVSRTDRHNTFFSGNDNPGLTLLHDVLMTYCMYNFDLGYVQGMSDLLAPLLFVTQNEVESFWCLTGFMELVHQNFEESQEAMKHQLLQLSILLKALDPELCDYLDSQDSGSLCFCFRWLLIWFKREFSFEDILTLWEVLWTRLPCENFHLLIACSILESQRGELIGSDHDFNTILKHINELTMKLDLQTVLREAEAIYLQLSQCKDLPVKVREVLGLYVPSSSEEVSPGSDTNGTPHFLSQSQAGATSTDPSCNVGAAGPHTPTTYP, encoded by the exons ATGGATCCCAAAGCGGATAATTATAAG CTGATATTTGAAAAAGAAGGGGTGTACCTCCACACCAACGCCAAGAAGAGTAGCCAGGATACCTCCATCCCCGGGTTTATCCGCATCGTGGAACGG gcCGGGGAGCCAGCATTAGAGTGGATCCCACTAGAGGATGAGGGACGAAGTGCCCCAGCTGTACTCTTCACCAGAAAG GATGGTGAGGGAGGCGAAGAGGATACGAAATTTGACCCTGGGTATGAACCAGACTGGGCAGTCATTAGCACAGTGAAGAGGGATCGAGAGCATGTCCCAGTCAAAGAGACAA GTCAGTGGTCCTTCTCCCTGCCCCTCTCAGAGCTATACTCTCTTCGAAGGGCTCGGTTCTCCTTGGGGCGAAACTTCCTGGTGTTGACCAGTAGAGGGGGCCATCCACTACCTCCTCTGCACTTCCACAGGGGAGGAACCAGAGAACTGTTGACGGCCCTGCAGCGCTACATCATTCTGGCTTC GTCACCAGTAGATGGGCGGCTCTTTCTTGCCTATCCTCATGACTCAGGTGCCCTGTCTCAGTCCTTTGATGAGTTGCATCTCCTCGATGATGGTGGCTCTGACCTTGTCtca AGATTCATCCAGGACCCCTATGCTACTACCTTTGGTGGATTCTCTAAAGTCACAAATTTCTTTCGAGGGGCTCTTCGCCCTCCAGAGTCCCCCTTCCATCCTCGTACTGCTGCGGATCCAAATATGCCCCACTCAAATGATGAAGAGCCTGGCTTTGAACTCATTACCTGC GGGGCAGAGCTTGGCCCCAGACCAGATGTAACCAGGGGACAACCTTTGGACAAATGGGAGGAGTTTCTGGACCCAGAAGGGTGCATCCAGAACCCTGAGCAAATCAAAGAGCTGGTGTTCAGAGGG GGTATCACGCCATCCCTGAGGAAAGAGGTGTGGAAGTTTCTCTTGGGCTTTTATCCGTGGAATAGCACTGCCAAAGAAAGGGATGGCATTCTGAGGGTTAAGAC AGATGAATACTTCAGAATGAAGGTGCAGTGGAAGTCAGTCACTGAAGAGCAAGAGATGAGGAACTCACTCCTCAGAGGATACCGAAACCTGATAG AGAGGGACGTGAGCAGGACAGACAGGCACAATACCTTCTTCTCTGGGAATGACAACCCTGGACTGACCCTGCTCCATGATGTGCTGATGACATATTGCATGTACAACTTTGATCTTG gctATGTGCAGGGAATGAGTGACCTCCTGGCGCCCCTTCTGTTTGTCACTCAGAATGAGGTGGAGTCCTTCTGGTGCCTGACAGGCTTCATGGAGCTTGTG CACCAGAACTTTGAGGAGTCTCAGGAAGCCATGAAGCACCAGCTTCTTCAACTCAGTAtactgctgaaggctctggaccccGAGCTATGTGACTACCTGG ATTCTCAGGACAGTGGGTCTCTTTGCTTCTGTTTCCGATGGCTTCTCATCTGGTTCAAGAGAGAGTTCTCCTTTGAGGACATCCTTACTTTATGGGAG GTTCTTTGGACCCGACTGCCGTGTGAGAACTTCCACCTGCTGATAGCTTGTTCTATCCTGGAATCCCAACGAGGAGAGTTGATTGGTTCAGATCACGATTTCAACACAATTCTAAAG CACATCAATGAACTGACAATGAAGCTGGATCTGCAGACTGTGCTCCGTGAAGCAGAGGCCATCTATCTACAGCTGAGCCAATGCAAG
- the akt1s1 gene encoding uncharacterized protein akt1s1, whose product MASITQTPVLDIPDNHKESWLALLSAAETYCQKSGCDLAIVTACKKFQPSAAEGEGIRQRESSSAFPRKCDYSYNVWGQGGLAESTLRYLEDIAVLHSTSVLTTQRHTCQAMGGGTKLMVDIPSDTGPRGSFTVDGGEGTVSPNTRLYLQSYPSIYSSGAVTGQTAGQNGNEERDRERSVLEAAERGRQRPGIVELEEECEDEEEEEDMDERRRNLNESAGVFSMDEDSLSRDCEPFFESDVEEESTDGSLSEDAPPPSRSMAMGQATYSSRHPHPMALARSLPVSVPVWGYRGNRAAEGDGNSGERVGCADLEHIAASMKALLAPGATDGTEMFGALPRPRLNTGDFSLKH is encoded by the exons ATGGCCTCCATCACTCAGACACCTGTTCTTGATATCCCAGACAACCACAAAGAGAGCTGGCTTGCGCTACTCTCCGCTGCAGAAACTTATTGCCAAAAATCGGGCTGTGACCTGGCCATCGTTACAGCCTGTAAGAAGTTCCAGCCATCAGCTGCAGAGGGAGAAGGGATAAGGCAAAGGGAGAGCAGTAGTGCCTTTCCTCGGAAGTGTGATTACTCTTACAATGTGTGGGGTCAAGGGGGTCTTGCTGAATCCACGCTTCGTTATTTGGAGGACATTGCAGTGCTGCACTCAACAAGCGTGCTAACAACCCAAAGGCATACATGCCAGGCTATGGGAGGAGGAACCAAGCTGATGGTTGACATACCTTCTGACACTGGACCCAGGGGG AGCTTTACAGTGGATGGAGGGGAGGGCACTGTCAGTCCCAACACTAGACTGTATTTGCAAAGCTATCCGTCAATCTACAGCTCAGGGGCTGTTACAGGCCAGACAGCTGGGCAAAATGGTAATGAAGAGAGGGATCGGGAGAGGAGTGTGCTAGAAGCGGctgaaagagggagacagagacccGGTATTGTGGAACTGGAGGAGGAgtgtgaggatgaggaagaggaggaggacatgGATGAAAGAAGACGTAACCTGAATGAAAGTGCTG GTGTGTTCTCTATGGATGAAGACTCATTGTCTCGCGACTGTGAACCGTTCTTTGAATCTGATGTGGAAGAGGAGAGTACTGATG GTTCCCTAAGTGAGGATGCTCCCCCACCCTCACGTAGCATGGCTATGGGTCAGGCGACTTATTCATCCCGCCATCCCCATCCTATGGCTCTGGCCCGCTCCTTGCCTGTCTCTGTGCCTGTGTGGGGATATAGAGGAAACAGAGCTGCTGAAGGAGACGGCAACAGTGGCGAACGG GTGGGTTGTGCTGATCTAGAGCATATCGCAGCCAGCATGAAGGCCCTGCTGGCCCCTGGAGCCACAGACGGGACAGAGATGTTTGGAGCACTGCCCCGCCCACGTCTCAACACGGGCGACTTCTCCCTTAAACATTGA
- the zgc:195001 gene encoding tripartite motif-containing protein 16, producing the protein MRKAAAGTNRAMPVPKRAGGKKSAAVQEKLPPYEPNIPEPTTRADFMKYWLPLTLDDKTAQKFLWISEGGSKVARMSDAVCPYPNRPERYEHTPQVLCKEGLLGSRGYWEVDYDGWVVIGLVCESSGRKGEGGPCGLGENDSSWGAGWAGSCYQVWHNGDNVEVQLPLSSTIGLYVDQPAGIIKFLLVEGEGNKEVHLIHKFKCNFKEKLLPGLWVGTNSFCLLRKKDQ; encoded by the exons GAGGCAAAAAGAGTGCCGCTGTGCAAG AAAAGCTGCCTCCTTATGAGCCAAACATCCCTGAACCAACCACAAGGGCAGACTTCATGAAAT ATTGGTTACCCCTCACTTTGGATGACAAAACTGCACAGAAGTTCCTTTGGATTTCAGAGGGTGGGTCCAAGGTGGCCCGTATGTCAGATGCGGTGTGTCCATATCCCAACAGACCTGAGAGATATGAACACACACCACAG GTTTTATGCAAGGAGGGGTTGTTGGGGTCACGGGGTTACTGGGAGGTGGACTACGATGGTTGGGTAGTTATCGGGTTGGTCTGTGAGAGTTCAGGGCGGAAGGGGGAGGGTGGGCCTTGTGGCCTTGGGGAGAATGACAGCTCCTGGGGAGCAGGCTGGGCTGGATCTTGCTACCAGGTCTGGCACAATGGGGATAATGTGGAGGTCCAGCTCCCCCTCTCGTCCACCATAGGCTTGTACGTAGACCAGCCTGCCGGCATTATCAAGTTTCTCCTGGTGGAGGGAGAGGGCAACAAGGAGGTGCATCTGATTCACAAGTTCAAATGCAACTTCAAAGAGAAGCTTCTGCCTGGGCTCTGGGTTGGCACAAACTCATTCTGTCTTCTCCGGAAAAAAGACCAGTAA